A section of the Babylonia areolata isolate BAREFJ2019XMU chromosome 1, ASM4173473v1, whole genome shotgun sequence genome encodes:
- the LOC143279874 gene encoding catenin beta-like, producing MSSYQMNSAGGPSSTMGPGGQNFLDLSDMPVDNKQQQTMMWQQNQYMGDSGIHSGATTQAPSISSKSHGEELEEGDMDPAKMMFDWGLTDQYPPQPEQVEEINQQLNQTRSQRVRAAMFPETLPEGVQIPSTQVHPDQPTAVQRLTEPSQMLKHAVVNLINYQDDADLATRAIPELIKLLNDEDQVVVSQAAMMVHQLSKKEASRHAIMNSPQMIAALIRALATTEDAETTRCAAGTLHNLSHHRQGLLAIFKSGGIPALVKLLSSPVESVLFYAITTLHNLLLHQEGSKMAVRLAGGLQKMVALLQRNNNVKFLAITTDCLQILAYGNQESKLIVLASGGPGELVRIMKSYTYEKLLWTTSRVLKVLSVCPSNKPAIVEAGGMQALAMHLGHQSQRLVQNCLWSLRNLSDAATKMDQMEGLLHMLVQLLSSNDINVVTCASGILSNLTCNNQRNKVTVCQMGGIEALVRTVMQAGDREEITEPAVCALRHLTSRHPEAEMAQNAVRLHYGLPVLVKLLHPPSRWPLIKAVVGLVRNLALCPANHAPLREHGALPRIVQLLIRAHQDTQRRASVSSNGPPMTGYVDGVRMEEIVEGTVGALHILAREAHNRAVIRGLNCIPLFVQLLYSPIENIQRVAAGVLCELAADKEGAEMIEQEGATAPLTELLHSRNEGVATYAAAVLFRMSEDKPQDYKKRLSMELTSSLYRGENMNWSEPPGFDDVGLVPEDSRDPMYGHQAPPHHGSQGSMYSGSQHDMQGRHPTGYDQVPVNSMQGLDLGGAAGNYGGPMDNMADLANTSQTLNFDPINPNMGPPGEGGPSMWFDTDL from the exons ATGAGCAGCTACCAGATGAATTCTGCCGGTGGTCCATCAAGCACCA TGGGCCCCGGAGGCCAGAATTTCCTGGACCTGTCTGACATGCCAGTGGACAACAAGCAGCAGCAGACCATGATGTGGCAGCAGAATCAGTACATGGGAGACTCTGGCATCCACTCTGGTGCAACCACACAG GCCCCATCCATCAGCAGCAAGAGTCATGGGGAGGAACTGGAGGAGGGGGACATGGACCCGGCCAAAATGATGTTTGACTGGGGCCTCACTGACCAGTACCCCCCTCAGCCAGAGCAGGTGGAGG AAATCAACCAGCAGTTAAACCAGACCCGGTCCCAGCGTGTGCGGGCAGCCATGTTCCCAGAAACCCTGCCTGAGGGAGTGCAGATACCCTCCACCCAGGTGCATCCGGACCAGCCCACTGCTGTGCAGCGCTTGACTGAGCCCTCACAGATGCTGAAGCATGCCGTCGTCAACCTCATCAACTACCAG GATGATGCGGATCTGGCAACGCGTGCAATCCCTGAGCTGATCAAACTACTGAATGACGAGGACCAGGTAGTGGTGTCCCAGGCAGCCATGATGGTGCACCAGTTGTCCAAGAAGGAGGCCAGTCGCCATGCCATCATGAACTCCCCCCAGATGATCGCTGCCTTGATCCGCGCCCTGGCCACCACAGAGGATGCAGAGACGACCCGGTGTGCTGCCGGCACCCTGCACAACCTGTCCCACCACAGACAGGGCCTGCTGGCCATCTTCAAGTCTGGCGGCATCCCAGCTCTGGTCAAGCTGCTGAG TTCCCCTGTGGAGTCTGTGCTGTTCTACGCTATCACCACACTGCACAACCTGCTGCTGCATCAAGAGGGGTCCAAGATGGCTGTGCGGTTGGCAGGGGGTCTGCAGAAGATGGTGGCTTTGCTGCAGCGCAACAACAATGTTAAATTTCTGGCCATCACCACTGACTGTTTGCAGATCCTGGCTTATGGAAACCAGGAAAGCAAG CTGATTGTACTGGCCAGTGGAGGTCCAGGGGAACTGGTGAGGATCATGAAGTCGTACACCTATGAGAAACTGCTGTGGACCACCTCCCGGGTCCTCaaggtgctgtctgtctgccccagcaACAAACCAGCCATTGTGGAGGCTG GAGGGATGCAGGCATTGGCCATGCACCTGGGTCATCAGAGCCAGAGGCTGGTACAGAACTGTCTGTGGTCACTGCGCAACCTGTCAGATGCTGCAACCAAAATG gaccaGATGGAAGGGTTGCTCCACATGCTGGTGCAGCTGTTGTCCTCTAACGACATCAACGTGGTGACCTGTGCCTCGGGCATCCTCTCCAACCTGACTTGCAACAACCAGCGCAACAAGGTCACCGTCTGCCAGATGGGCGGTATCGAGGCTCTGGTGCGCACCGTCATGCAGGCTGGAGATAGAGAGGAAATCACAGAGCccgct GTGTGTGCCTTGCGTCACCTGACGTCGCGACACCCTGAAGCAGAGATGGCCCAGAATGCTGTGCGACTGCACTATGGGTTGCCGGTGCTGGTGAAGCTGCTGCACCCTCCTAGCCGCTGGCCACTGATCAAGGCGGTGGTGGGTCTGGTGCGTAACCTGGCCCTCTGCCCTGCCAACCACGCCCCGCTCAGGGAGCACGGCGCCCTGCCCCGCATTGTGCAGCTCCTCATCCGTGCCCACCAGGACACACAGAGG CGTGCCTCAGTGAGTTCAAACGGCCCCCCTATGACGGGCTACGTGGACGGCGTGCGTATGGAGGAGATAGTAGAGGGCACAGTGGGGGCGCTGCACATCCTTGCGCGGGAGGCTCACAACAGGGCAGTCATCCGCGGCCTTAACTGCATTCCACTCTTCGTACAG TTGCTGTACTCCCCCATAGAAAACATCCAGCGTGTGGCAGCAGGTGTGCTCTGTGAATTGGCCGCTGACAAAGAAGGAGCAGAGATGATTGAACAAGAGGGTGCCACTGCTCCTCTCACTGAGTTACTGCACTCTCGCAATGAGGGCGTAG CTACATATGCAGCAGCAGTTCTGTTTCGGATGTCTGAAGACAAACCCCAAGACTACAAGAAAAGGCTTTCCATGGAATTGACAAGCTCTCTTTACAGAGGGGAAAACATGAACTGGTCAGAG CCTCCTGGATTCGATGACGTGGGTTTGGTCCCTGAGGACTCGCGTGACCCCATGTACGGCCATCAGGCCCCACCCCACCACGGCAGCCAGGGCAGCATGTACAGTGGCTCACAGCATGACATGCAAGGCAGACACCCCACTG GCTATGACCAGGTGCCAGTGAACTCCATGCAGGGCCTGGACCTGGGGGGAGCAGCAGGGAACTACGGCGGTCCCATGGACAACATGGCCGACCTAGCCAACACCTCCCAAACCCTCAACTTTGACCCCATCAACCCCAACATGGGGCCGCCAGGGGAAGGGGGGCCGTCCATGTGGTTTGACACAGACCTGTGA